AGGGGCCGTCTGCAGGCGCCCTATGCGCCCCCGGCCCACGCGCCGCACCTCGGGATTTGTGCGCCGGGCTACGTGGGGGACATGGGGAGCAGAGGGCCGGGCGGGGGCGACATGGGGCGCCGGGCAAGGCAGCGAAGAAGGAGACACCGAGCTGGAGCCCCAGCCTCGCCGGGATTGAGGGCAGCGGGCTAAGGGAGGAAACCAGTCCCGAGCCCAGGAGGGGGGAGTTAAAGgagaggcggggagggggagagcaTGGTGGAGGGAAAAACCGGAGCTGGAGCTCAGTCGGAGCGGGCGTCGCATCCCGCGGCCCACGCCCCCCACACCTCCCTCACCTCGCGCACCTCCCGTCCGCCACCCCGCCTCGCTGCCCAGCGCGGTCTCTCACGCCCCCTTTGTCTCTGGCAGTGTCCGTCTCTGGCTGAGTTtctgcttgctttccttcctgccctccGATTGCCCGAGCCTTTGGAATCTTCCTCGCTAGCATCCAGAAAGGCTCTTGCCCTCTCCACCCCGAAAAAGCTTCCCCCTTTGCTCCCGTTGCCTGCTCCTCTTCCATTCCAAAACAACACCGCGGCTTTCCGGGCGGCCTGGAGAGGATAATGATAACCTTGAAGGCTAGGCACTTCACAAAGTAACGCTAAGTTGATGGGCTACCTGTGTGAAGTGGGAGGGGGCAGAGCTAACCAGGTTGAGAGGGGACCccgtgacttgcccaaggtcacaagGGGAGTTTGGGAAAACCCCCGAAAACACAACCTAGGCTGCTGAACTCCCCCTTTCCTGGAATTTCTTTTGTCACAGCTTTTCTGACCCTTTACTGTTTTCTGTGGGTTAGGTGAAGACCAGGGAGTAGTAAATTTTGGCCCTTCTTGGGTGATCACGGAGAAAAGTAAgactgggagaagaaagggggtacCTATAACCCCAAAGCTGCAATCCACAGGAAGGACTGTTTCCAATTAtcctgggggaagggaggagctgCCTTCTTGGGTGTAAGAACCAAGGCTTTCAGCACCTCCCGGCAGGGGCGAcattcctctccttcctgcccaatCCTCCACAGGCTGCTCCTTTCTCCCTTTGACTGAGGTCCCCACCATGGCCCCGTTGACAACATCTCTTCAAAGACTCTCATTCTGGGTATTTGACaaggtgtgtggggaggggggagagtggACAGATGGAGAAGCACGAAGAACAAGCAAGCCCCTTGCCCGGGCGCTGCAGTCTAGGGGGAGACCAACAAGCAGCAGCTGTGtttttccattctctccttcctgggtgtccttgcctctgcctactgGGGTGCAGTGGGACACCGTGTCTTGCACCCTTCTCTTCTGCAGCTGGATGATGGTAAACAGTGCGGTGTGCAGCCATCAGCACTAACTTGTCTGTCACTGTCTACTTAGTCTCACACAGACACGCTCAACAGTCTGACACCAAGCTCCTGCCACCCCCTGCCCAGGCCAGTTCACCCGGACCCCTGATGCAGCCACCTCAGGAGTGAGATTTCAAACAGGTCTGCTCCTCAGTTTACCaagttgcctagcaaccacacaGTCAATGGCatgagaccccacccccacctgcttgACTTCACACCACGCTCAGCCCCTCATTGGCTCCTGCCTGGTCCCACCTCTCAGCCCCTGGTTTTGGGAACAATGTGCCAGACCCCACAGATGCTGGACAAAGGAACCTACTGCCGCCCCTACCAAACTCCCACCAGTCACGTGCCGCCCCAAACAGACACAATGACTCCAGTGTGATACAAAGTCTTTATATTAACTCATTCCCAcagcctctgtccttccttgtccCTTCTCATCCTGGTCCTCATCAGGGCTACTGGGGTCAGGTCCCCCTCCACACCACCAGAGCTGTAGCTGACATTCAGGATGGGCGTGGCgcagggagagcaggggaagGTCCAGCTCCGGCTCACCTTCATCCCCGCTATTGGTGGGCTCTGGAAACATGCGCTGGCCAGAAGCAGTGGCCAGCAGAGGCAAGGTAGGGTGAAGGCTGGAGAAGAGAGCAGTCTGTCAGCACCTAGGTCAGGACAATCCCcgagagatccaccttcctcccAAACCCTGGCCCCAAGCTCCTTCAGTGAACTGAGGACCTGACTCCATTGGTGCAGTCCTTCTGGGGCAGAAAAGTCATCACTGGCTCCAGCTGCTCGCAGTCACTGAACGCTCCACTGACGTCCCACACGGAGACAACTCCACTGGTGTTGCCACTCACTAGGAACTGCCCGCTCCTGGGAAAGAAGGAGACTTGTGCTACACTGGCACCGCCCGTGGGGTCGAGGCCACTCATATCCAGGTGCGGCAAGACTCTGACATTCTTACTTGAGCCTGGGAGGGGCCACAACCACTTACGGGTCCAGATCAAAGTAGATGCGCTGATTGGTGGTCACTTCCCGACTCAGAGACCACAGGAGGTGGCCTGGCTGCCGGAGATCCCAGCACAGAAGTTCAGCATCCTGAAGACAGAACAGCCGTCTGGAGTAGTCTCTCCTGTGactccacctcagcctccccgAATCCCTCGTACTTGGCACGTTTCAACACGTTACAAATAACATCCCACTCCTGACTACCCACGTGCTTTGGGCCCTGTCCAGTACCTTTCGGGCTCCTGAGAAGAAGAGGTTGCCATCAGGGTGAAAGCAAAGGTGGGTGATACCTCCTTGGTGGCCCCCCAGCAAGGCAAGAGGTGAACCATCATCCCAGGCATACAGGCCCAGGGTGCGGCCATAGGAGCCACAGGCATAGAGGGGCTGGGCTGGACTAAAGGCTAGACAGGAGATGATGCCGCTCTGGCCCTGCTTTTTGGCTGGGGAGAAAACAAGGAAACAGTTAGCACAGGACATTAACTAGCTACGGACCTCCATCTGCCCTGGACTGACGTGCGTACTGGGACTCATTCCCCCACTGACTGTCGAAAGCAATCTGAAGATCTCTAATGGTTCCCAGATCACTCAGTTCCCAAATGAACTTAGCGTCCCTCTTCCCTCTCACACCCAACTTCTCCCTGGAAGGGATAGAGAGCTAAAGGCCTACAGGGAACGGGACTCCCCTTCGCTTTCACCTTTCTAAAGTTCAGTGGTGCAATGCTTGTCTAACACAAGAGCCAGGGGAGTCTCCTCCATGCTCGGAGGCTTCCGTCTCTCTGGAGCTGGCATGTGCCTCCCAGGCTCCCACAGGTGCCCCAGCTCACTCAAGGCCCCTCCCAGGAGCGACTCTCTCATCTCCCCCACCTTGGAGGCTTACCAAATGTGGTTCGCACCTCACAGTCTCTGCCAGGCCTAGATGTGGAAAAGACACGCACAGTCCGGTTGAAGCCACAAAAGAGTTGGGAACCATCCGGGGAGAAACAGAGTGAGTGGGCCGCTGTCAACTCGTCCTAGGGGCAAGAGAGGGCTGGAAAAGGTCTGCAAAGCTTCAGTTCTCTTCCAGAAAGGAGGGCCAGGCCACAGGGAGCACAGTGCCGGGCAGGGGAGTCAGTACCAGGTGGTTGTAAGCGCGAAAGGAAGCCCGGAGTTCTCCAGTGAATGCATCCCAGATGTGAATTGGGTTCTCCCGGCTGCTGCTGGCCACACTAAGAGAAACACAGTCACTCAGACCTGGCTCTGACTGTCAAAGGGAAGCCAAGTGCCCAGCCCTCTCAGCTTCTGTCAGAAGGACACTCTTAgcaccttctctctcctttcctccctgcctccctccctccttcccggTAGCCCTTCTTGAAACTGGGTGTGTGGGCTGGGTAAGGAGATGATGGGGACCACATTGAAGTGCACAGTGAGAGACACTACCACTTACTAGGAGGTGTCTGGCTGGGTGGAGGACATCAGAGAATACCAGCAGTAATCATAGATGGTGTCACCCTCTACCATtcgcaggacaggaacctggacaGAGATGTGGGAACGATGGAGTCACTGGCAGGGGAAAGCAGGCAAAAACTTGTACACTGCCTGAGGGGAGCTTCGACAGTGGGAGACTAACTTAGGAGGTAGGAGAAAGCAGGTGGGGCACAAAGAACAGAACCCTTACTGTTCTAGCATTCAACTCAGACACTACTGTCAGGCCGGGCCACCAAAGGCAGCAGATTC
The genomic region above belongs to Rattus rattus isolate New Zealand chromosome 9, Rrattus_CSIRO_v1, whole genome shotgun sequence and contains:
- the Wrap53 gene encoding telomerase Cajal body protein 1, which translates into the protein MKTSEELLLAPDSLPSDLVPAPVPQASPADKNTDSEPVPPPCGGDDQPQVATDAVASSVVSQELQQGDSAPLEGEFNISSELSPRIEEQEVPENASLPVEETNRPELESGEAMEGVSEEPAAVDEGDIFWSYSFSQVPRYLSGSWSEFSTRSENFLKGCKWAPDGSCILTNSADNVLRIYNLPPELYSESEQVDYAEMVPVLRMVEGDTIYDYCWYSLMSSTQPDTSYVASSSRENPIHIWDAFTGELRASFRAYNHLDELTAAHSLCFSPDGSQLFCGFNRTVRVFSTSRPGRDCEVRTTFAKKQGQSGIISCLAFSPAQPLYACGSYGRTLGLYAWDDGSPLALLGGHQGGITHLCFHPDGNLFFSGARKDAELLCWDLRQPGHLLWSLSREVTTNQRIYFDLDPSGQFLVSGNTSGVVSVWDVSGAFSDCEQLEPVMTFLPQKDCTNGVSLHPTLPLLATASGQRMFPEPTNSGDEGEPELDLPLLSLRHAHPECQLQLWWCGGGPDPSSPDEDQDEKGQGRTEAVGMS